A region from the Candidatus Thiothrix putei genome encodes:
- the trxA gene encoding thioredoxin, which produces MVATFTFLIVRSLRRSKQAEPSNNRSNHEAFVNADEFDAMVLETSHKTPVMVDFYAEWCGPCRSLMPLLARFADDYQGAFLLAKVDVDKNAQLTQRFGIRAMPTVLLFRDGECVERFTGAKLPHSIQYILTKHGIHEPKAMQS; this is translated from the coding sequence GTGGTTGCCACTTTTACTTTCTTGATTGTCCGGTCGCTGCGTCGCTCAAAGCAGGCAGAGCCTTCCAATAACCGTAGCAACCATGAAGCCTTCGTCAATGCCGACGAATTTGACGCAATGGTGCTGGAAACTTCCCACAAAACGCCGGTCATGGTCGATTTCTATGCCGAATGGTGTGGCCCTTGCCGGAGTCTGATGCCGCTATTGGCTAGATTTGCCGATGATTACCAAGGCGCGTTTCTGCTGGCGAAAGTGGATGTGGACAAGAATGCGCAACTGACGCAACGTTTCGGCATCCGTGCTATGCCGACGGTGCTGCTGTTCCGTGACGGGGAATGCGTGGAACGTTTTACGGGGGCAAAACTGCCGCATAGCATCCAGTACATCCTGACGAAACACGGGATTCATGAACCGAAGGCTATGCAAAGCTGA
- a CDS encoding transposase — MLVDLYQNLHHFKSEFSRQRAWLLFCAIILSFLAATEMSGVTSMCRYWLSDERGYHRLLHFFRAGSYHPERLRASWQRWVLSHAPLVEVAGRLVVLGDHTHVVKDGGRMPGVVSLRETSETQSKPDYFRGQCWGAVGLLVGSLSACFCLPLSLQIHQGFRYLGEEDANDPTLKLGTRVVQMALSFAQVNDRPVWLVLDAFFATASVFRLARSVWSVALQQPLVQVITRAKKNYVAYFPAPPKPPGRRGRQRQYGMKLVLWEAFDHADFFREVTLCIYGKEESVRLMSHTLWWKPLGQPLQFVWAVTSRGPILLMCSDLVLDAETILTLYCRRTRIETLFDALKNTMGAFRFHFWSRYLPRHSRRPTANRHLKAPQAQHLPTVVACWQAMETFVLCACIATGLLQLFSLKYHEGLWKQQVLYLRTRSRELPSENTVRQILAPLLARQLLRSPPKAFWWRINAAVNGDEDDDRQT, encoded by the coding sequence ATGCTAGTTGATCTATACCAGAACCTTCACCACTTTAAAAGTGAATTTTCGCGCCAGCGAGCATGGCTATTGTTTTGCGCCATCATCCTGAGCTTTTTAGCGGCGACCGAGATGAGCGGGGTCACGTCGATGTGCCGTTACTGGTTATCGGATGAACGGGGCTACCATCGGTTGCTCCATTTTTTTCGTGCCGGGTCTTACCATCCTGAGCGGTTACGGGCGAGCTGGCAGCGGTGGGTGTTGTCCCATGCGCCGCTGGTTGAGGTGGCGGGGCGTTTGGTGGTGCTGGGCGACCATACCCATGTGGTTAAGGATGGTGGGCGGATGCCGGGGGTCGTTTCCTTGCGGGAAACCTCGGAAACCCAAAGCAAACCGGACTATTTCCGGGGGCAGTGTTGGGGAGCCGTGGGGTTGTTGGTGGGGAGCCTGTCCGCCTGTTTCTGCCTGCCGCTGAGTTTGCAAATCCATCAGGGGTTTCGGTATTTGGGGGAAGAGGATGCTAACGACCCGACACTCAAACTGGGGACACGGGTGGTGCAGATGGCGTTGTCGTTTGCGCAGGTGAATGACCGCCCGGTGTGGCTGGTGCTGGATGCGTTCTTTGCCACGGCTTCGGTGTTCCGGCTGGCACGCTCGGTTTGGTCGGTGGCGTTACAACAACCACTGGTGCAGGTCATCACCCGCGCTAAAAAGAACTATGTGGCCTACTTCCCTGCGCCACCCAAACCGCCGGGAAGGCGTGGGCGGCAACGCCAGTACGGGATGAAGCTGGTGTTGTGGGAAGCCTTTGACCATGCTGATTTTTTCCGTGAAGTGACCCTGTGCATTTATGGCAAGGAGGAGTCGGTACGCCTGATGTCCCATACCCTGTGGTGGAAACCGTTAGGGCAGCCGCTGCAATTTGTCTGGGCAGTCACTTCCCGTGGCCCCATCCTGCTGATGTGTTCGGATTTGGTGCTGGACGCGGAAACCATCCTCACCCTGTACTGCCGACGCACCCGGATTGAAACCTTGTTTGATGCCCTGAAAAATACCATGGGCGCATTCCGCTTCCACTTCTGGAGCCGTTACCTGCCGCGCCATTCCCGGCGACCTACCGCCAATCGGCATCTCAAAGCCCCCCAAGCACAGCACCTCCCCACGGTGGTGGCCTGCTGGCAGGCAATGGAAACCTTTGTGTTGTGTGCCTGCATCGCCACCGGTTTGCTACAACTGTTTTCCCTCAAGTACCATGAGGGGCTTTGGAAGCAGCAGGTCTTGTATTTGCGCACCCGTTCCCGTGAATTGCCTTCCGAGAACACCGTGCGACAGATTTTAGCACCACTACTGGCACGGCAATTACTGCGCTCTCCCCCCAAAGCCTTCTGGTGGCGAATTAACGCGGCCGTCAACGGCGATGAGGACGATGATAGGCAAACATGA